One segment of Hydrogenothermus marinus DNA contains the following:
- a CDS encoding desulfoferrodoxin family protein yields the protein MPKINNYVDISTIDKEAKRDYIDRHSPFVHVEGEAVKGQKLKVKVKVGEEYCHPDDFDHYIAWVQLWDGDTFLGQATFVPGTQGNQCSQAEVDFYIVPTKKKMKLQAMSYCTKHGLWQGPEVEVEVKEAEEPVGA from the coding sequence ATGCCAAAAATAAACAACTATGTTGATATTTCAACAATTGACAAAGAAGCTAAAAGAGACTATATTGACAGACATTCTCCATTTGTTCATGTTGAAGGAGAAGCAGTAAAAGGACAAAAATTAAAAGTTAAAGTAAAAGTTGGTGAAGAATATTGTCATCCTGATGATTTTGATCATTACATTGCTTGGGTTCAACTTTGGGATGGTGATACTTTCTTAGGACAAGCTACATTTGTTCCAGGAACACAAGGAAACCAATGCTCTCAAGCTGAAGTTGATTTTTATATTGTTCCTACTAAGAAAAAAATGAAACTCCAAGCTATGAGCTACTGCACAAAACATGGTCTCTGGCAAGGTCCAGAAGTTGAAGTAGAAGTTAAAGAAGCTGAAGAACCAGTAGGTGCTTAA
- the aat gene encoding leucyl/phenylalanyl-tRNA--protein transferase codes for MKFIIDKNNPDIYFPDPYFAPDDFPLAYGGDLSVERLIFAYKNGIFPWYSEDEPILWWSPNPRMVLFPENLKIQRSLKKVLKKNKFEIRFDENFEDVIKMCATVKRKGQDGTWITTEMIEAYINLHKIGIAHSVEAYIDNKLVGGLYGVSIGRAFFGESMFHIVSDASKVAFVYLVKKLQEWKFDIIDCQQATVHMARFGAIEIPRNQFLDILKISTTKPTLLGKWDKDFQEIII; via the coding sequence ATGAAATTTATTATTGATAAAAATAATCCAGATATTTATTTCCCAGACCCTTATTTCGCACCTGATGATTTTCCTTTGGCTTATGGTGGAGATTTATCTGTAGAAAGATTAATTTTTGCTTATAAAAATGGCATTTTCCCTTGGTATAGTGAAGATGAGCCTATTTTATGGTGGAGTCCTAATCCAAGAATGGTGTTATTTCCTGAAAATCTAAAAATCCAAAGAAGCTTAAAAAAAGTATTAAAAAAGAATAAATTTGAGATTAGATTTGATGAAAATTTTGAAGATGTTATTAAAATGTGTGCTACTGTAAAAAGGAAAGGACAAGATGGAACTTGGATAACTACGGAGATGATAGAAGCATATATAAACCTTCATAAAATAGGTATTGCTCACAGTGTAGAAGCGTACATAGATAATAAGCTTGTAGGTGGACTTTATGGTGTTTCAATTGGTAGAGCATTTTTTGGAGAATCTATGTTTCATATAGTTTCAGATGCCTCAAAAGTTGCTTTTGTCTATTTAGTAAAAAAACTACAAGAATGGAAATTTGATATTATAGATTGTCAGCAAGCAACAGTTCACATGGCTAGATTTGGGGCTATAGAAATTCCTAGAAATCAGTTTTTAGATATATTGAAAATTTCTACAACAAAACCAACATTATTAGGTAAATGGGATAAAGACTTCCAAGAAATAATAATTTAA